A region of Ferruginibacter albus DNA encodes the following proteins:
- a CDS encoding RNA polymerase sigma factor, which produces MPLYFCKGIYYMQQTELIPHLFRTEYRKIVAVLCKLFGIEHIEIAEDIVSDTFLSASELWGLKGLPENPTAWLYTVAKNKTKDYIKRNSLFAQTITKAIKHTSKNSEEIEIDLSVKNISDSQLAMIFVVCHPCNPTEAQIGLALNLLCGFGADEIANAFLTNKEVIYKRLQRAKERLRTDKIKIEQPTVAEINDRLSTVLTTLYLLFNEGYYSSHQNIPLRKELCIEAMRLTYLLVENEQTNLPFVNALLSLMCFHSSRFDARVNQNGEIVLYQDQDTTLWNEELIAKGEYFLNRASQGNHLSKYHIEAGIAYWHTIKKDTTEKWENILQLYNHLLLIEYSPIAALNRTYAFAKVYGKKEAIIEAEKIALSGNHLYHSLMGELYISIDNAKAIAHLQNALVLARSNSDKILISNKIAACRQ; this is translated from the coding sequence ATGCCTTTGTACTTTTGCAAAGGCATTTATTATATGCAGCAAACAGAATTAATACCACATTTATTCAGAACAGAGTACAGGAAAATAGTAGCCGTACTTTGTAAGCTGTTTGGTATTGAACATATAGAAATTGCAGAAGATATTGTTAGCGACACTTTTCTTTCTGCTTCTGAACTATGGGGATTAAAAGGATTGCCTGAAAACCCTACAGCATGGCTGTACACTGTAGCAAAAAACAAAACAAAGGATTATATAAAGCGTAATTCACTTTTTGCACAAACCATTACAAAAGCAATAAAGCATACTTCAAAAAATTCCGAAGAAATAGAAATCGATCTGTCTGTAAAAAACATTAGCGACAGTCAATTGGCAATGATATTTGTTGTTTGTCATCCCTGTAATCCCACAGAAGCACAAATAGGATTAGCTTTAAACCTGCTTTGCGGCTTTGGTGCAGATGAGATCGCCAATGCTTTTCTAACCAATAAAGAAGTTATTTATAAACGATTGCAGCGAGCTAAAGAGAGACTCCGAACAGATAAAATAAAAATCGAACAACCAACAGTAGCGGAGATAAACGATCGCCTTTCTACTGTTCTAACAACATTGTATTTACTTTTTAATGAAGGCTATTATTCTTCACATCAAAACATTCCATTACGTAAAGAGCTTTGCATTGAAGCAATGCGGTTGACGTATCTTTTGGTTGAAAACGAGCAAACGAACCTGCCTTTTGTGAATGCGTTGCTTTCTTTAATGTGCTTCCATTCATCACGATTTGATGCGAGGGTAAATCAAAATGGAGAAATCGTTTTATACCAAGACCAGGATACTACTTTATGGAATGAGGAACTGATTGCCAAAGGTGAATATTTTTTGAACCGGGCTTCTCAAGGAAATCATCTTTCAAAATATCATATAGAAGCCGGCATTGCATACTGGCATACCATCAAAAAAGATACAACTGAAAAGTGGGAGAATATTTTGCAATTGTACAATCATCTTTTACTTATTGAATACTCCCCTATTGCTGCATTGAACAGAACCTATGCATTTGCTAAAGTATATGGCAAAAAAGAAGCGATCATAGAAGCAGAAAAGATAGCTCTTTCCGGCAACCATTTATATCATTCTCTAATGGGAGAACTTTATATAAGTATTGATAATGCTAAAGCAATTGCTCATTTACAAAATGCATTGGTATTGGCAAGATCAAATTCAGATAAAATTCTTATCTCGAATAAAATAGCAGCATGCCGGCAATAA
- a CDS encoding SDR family oxidoreductase: MKSSNNKILITGGATGIGLGLTERFIKENNTVIICGRRTEVLKAVTDKFPSVISKECDLSVEADRIELYKWIAKEHMDLNVLVNNAGIQNWMSVSDEGFYQKAADEISINVTAPVHLANLFVGLPSLNTIINVTSGLAFIPLSKVPVYCATKAFMRSFTLSLRHMLQEKNIEVIEMIPPALNTDLGAKGIHDAYPPVSDFVEAVFEQMKQGKKELTFGTSEARANANNEIIADYFNKMNP, translated from the coding sequence ATGAAATCATCTAACAACAAAATATTGATTACCGGCGGCGCTACCGGGATAGGCTTAGGATTAACTGAACGTTTCATCAAAGAAAACAATACAGTAATTATTTGTGGCAGACGTACAGAAGTATTAAAAGCAGTAACAGATAAATTTCCTTCTGTAATTTCTAAAGAGTGCGATCTTTCTGTTGAAGCCGATCGCATTGAATTGTATAAGTGGATAGCAAAAGAACATATGGATCTGAATGTATTGGTAAACAATGCAGGTATTCAAAACTGGATGAGTGTTTCAGACGAAGGCTTTTATCAAAAAGCAGCAGATGAGATTTCGATCAACGTAACAGCGCCCGTTCATTTAGCAAACTTGTTTGTCGGTTTGCCATCATTAAATACCATTATCAATGTTACTTCAGGGCTGGCATTTATTCCGCTTTCAAAAGTTCCTGTGTATTGCGCTACCAAAGCATTTATGCGTTCCTTCACACTTTCGTTGCGGCATATGCTGCAAGAAAAAAATATAGAAGTAATAGAAATGATACCGCCCGCCTTAAATACAGACCTTGGTGCAAAAGGTATACACGATGCATATCCACCGGTAAGTGATTTTGTAGAAGCTGTATTTGAACAAATGAAGCAAGGAAAGAAAGAGCTTACATTTGGAACAAGCGAAGCAAGAGCAAATGCCAATAATGAAATAATAGCCGATTATTTTAATAAGATGAATCCTTGA
- a CDS encoding YciI family protein, which yields MKDFLFLFRTDYKATPKASPEEMQAVTKRWIDWIGGIAAQNKLTDRGNRLVPSGNVLKPGNVITDGPYTEIKESLAGYTIVKANSLEEATELAKGCPGLQMGGSVEVREIDAM from the coding sequence ATGAAAGATTTTCTTTTTCTGTTCAGAACAGATTACAAAGCCACTCCTAAAGCCTCGCCGGAAGAAATGCAGGCTGTTACTAAACGCTGGATCGATTGGATAGGCGGGATTGCAGCTCAAAACAAATTAACCGACAGAGGCAACCGATTGGTACCTTCAGGCAACGTGCTAAAACCGGGTAATGTGATCACTGATGGACCTTACACAGAGATCAAAGAATCATTGGCAGGTTATACTATTGTAAAAGCCAACTCTTTAGAAGAAGCAACGGAATTGGCAAAAGGTTGTCCGGGTTTGCAAATGGGCGGCAGCGTGGAAGTAAGAGAAATAGATGCCATGTAA
- a CDS encoding beta strand repeat-containing protein gives MQKHLIKLLVVFQLVTVTKTFSQNFAINATGSLPDTSAMLDISSSNKGFLMPRLNTTQMNAIPLPATGLIIFNTTVNAFEVNVGTPASPNWQILGTANNNWLTSGNAGTNASKFIGTTDSTSFRFRTNNQQRLVVDSLGNVGIGSAPSFTAGPYMDKFLVDAGATNSYNVITAKGTVNNYLQFNVQNQSNGTAASSDLVATADNGSETSNYVDMGVNGSAYSGGVMGSANDAYLFNMGNNLLVGTGSASKSVVFMTGGTSQGTNERMRIDGSGNVGVGTTAPGSKLDVKGTLRLSGSTSGYVGFAPAAAAGSTTYTLPSADGTSGQQLTTNGTGTLTWTNGAGTTTNTLGTSGNTITSTVNGIAATANAVNTVVNASNANTLTTTVNGVAATGVNIINTNAASLSGSSLTTTVNGVASSAVDISGVDSSIYKGDGTLRANRTVTQADKNLTFSSTTGNLIFNPSSTGKVGIGNAAPAKTLDVTGNGRFTSNLTVGSYTLPTADGTNGQSLVTNGTGTLAWGTPTITTTNTLGTSGNTITSTVNGIAATASAVNTVANTSSANTLTTTVNGVAATGVAMINSNALSLSGQSLTSTVNGIASSAVSLSNLDSSIYKNDGTLWANRTVTQADKNLTFSSTTGNLIFNPSSTGKVGIGNAAPAYNLDVTGTGRYTGALKIGAYTLPATDGTSNQVLTTNGSGAVTWVSPSTGYINNGTTQQASSNFNISGNGTIGSSLTVSGSESIAGASSIGGALSVGSTLTVGTLAVGANTDSIVTVTSAGLLRKRSIASIANGAISNSFSSSANTITSTVNGVTATANAVNSVVNASNTNTLTTTINGVTGTGVAIVNTNALSLSGQNLTSTVNGIASSAVSLSNLDSSIYKNDGTLRSDRTVTMGANDLNFNSTTGNIIFSPSSTGRFGIGTTSPGSSMDIKGILRLSGSTSGYVGFAPAAAAGSTTYTLPSADGTSGQQLTTNGSGTLSWTTAGNNTASNGLTLSGSDIQLGGNLTSNTTITNNGKTLNIAGSSITSTFTSAGYLGVGTSSPAKALHVVMNSSGTNVATFQNTSASGFSSMDWLDNSGTLSSTFGFANSSAGGIFSNKAYMNSYNHDFVLTRNSSDYNIVIDGSNGNVGIGKTSPGSALDVAGTIRLSGSTSGYVGFAPAAAAGSTTYTLPSADGTAGQFLKTNGSGVLSWATAGSSSTTVSNSSSTNTLTTTVNGTTGTGVSIINSNALTSATNTITSTINGVADNATIINSNALSLSGQSLTSTVNGIASTALSLAGVDSSIYKTDGTLRGDRTITMGASDMNFNSTTGNFIFNPSGAGNMGIGTTSPNSELEVNGAVATKLSKQTGSSAVTLDNTAAVWYFTGSASISLPAASTCTNRRYVIVNRYSTSSTKSISSYTDLTGASATTIAKNTSIEIISDGSNWLQIK, from the coding sequence ATGCAAAAGCATCTAATCAAGTTACTGGTAGTATTTCAACTGGTAACGGTAACCAAAACCTTCTCGCAAAACTTTGCGATAAACGCCACAGGTAGTTTGCCTGATACCAGCGCCATGCTCGATATCAGCAGTAGCAATAAGGGTTTCCTTATGCCAAGGCTTAATACCACGCAAATGAATGCCATTCCTTTACCTGCCACAGGGTTGATCATTTTCAACACTACGGTGAATGCGTTTGAAGTAAACGTAGGAACACCGGCAAGTCCTAACTGGCAGATACTCGGAACAGCCAATAATAACTGGTTGACATCAGGTAATGCGGGGACCAATGCATCAAAGTTCATAGGTACTACCGATAGTACAAGCTTTCGTTTCAGAACTAACAACCAGCAACGTTTGGTGGTAGATAGTTTAGGTAACGTTGGTATTGGTTCGGCTCCGTCTTTTACGGCTGGCCCATACATGGATAAGTTTTTGGTAGATGCAGGTGCAACAAATTCATATAATGTAATAACGGCTAAAGGAACTGTAAATAATTATTTACAGTTTAATGTACAGAACCAATCGAATGGTACTGCCGCATCTTCGGATCTGGTGGCTACTGCGGACAATGGTAGTGAAACGAGCAATTACGTAGATATGGGGGTTAACGGCAGCGCTTATTCAGGTGGTGTAATGGGTAGTGCAAATGATGCTTACTTATTTAACATGGGTAATAATTTATTGGTAGGAACAGGTTCTGCTTCTAAATCTGTAGTGTTTATGACAGGTGGTACTTCTCAAGGTACTAACGAAAGAATGAGAATAGACGGAAGTGGTAACGTGGGAGTTGGTACTACAGCTCCGGGAAGTAAACTGGATGTAAAAGGAACTTTGCGTTTAAGCGGTTCTACTTCAGGATATGTAGGTTTTGCTCCTGCAGCAGCAGCGGGCTCTACTACTTATACTTTACCAAGTGCAGATGGTACAAGCGGACAACAGTTAACCACTAACGGTACAGGTACATTAACCTGGACGAATGGTGCCGGTACAACAACTAATACATTAGGTACAAGTGGCAATACAATTACAAGCACTGTAAATGGAATAGCGGCAACAGCTAATGCAGTAAATACAGTAGTCAATGCAAGTAATGCAAACACATTAACAACAACGGTTAACGGTGTTGCAGCAACAGGTGTAAATATTATCAATACAAATGCAGCAAGCTTAAGTGGAAGCAGCTTGACTACAACAGTTAACGGTGTTGCTAGTTCTGCGGTTGATATATCAGGTGTTGATTCAAGTATTTATAAAGGTGATGGTACATTAAGAGCTAATAGAACAGTAACTCAGGCTGACAAAAATCTAACCTTCAGCTCAACTACCGGTAACTTAATATTCAATCCTTCGTCTACAGGTAAAGTAGGAATTGGTAACGCAGCTCCTGCTAAAACACTGGATGTAACAGGTAATGGTCGTTTTACCAGCAACTTAACTGTAGGTTCTTATACATTACCTACAGCAGATGGTACCAACGGACAATCACTGGTAACGAATGGAACAGGTACATTGGCATGGGGAACACCAACTATTACAACTACCAATACATTGGGAACAAGCGGTAATACTATTACAAGCACTGTTAATGGTATTGCAGCAACTGCAAGTGCTGTAAATACTGTAGCTAATACAAGCAGCGCAAATACGTTAACTACAACAGTTAATGGTGTGGCTGCAACTGGTGTAGCTATGATTAATTCAAACGCATTAAGTTTATCAGGACAAAGCTTAACTTCAACTGTAAATGGTATTGCATCATCTGCAGTAAGCTTATCAAATCTTGATTCAAGCATTTATAAAAATGACGGAACATTATGGGCTAACAGAACTGTAACACAGGCTGACAAAAATCTAACCTTCAGCTCAACTACCGGTAACTTAATATTCAACCCATCGTCTACCGGTAAAGTAGGAATTGGTAACGCGGCACCGGCTTATAACTTAGATGTTACCGGTACAGGTCGTTATACAGGTGCGTTAAAAATAGGAGCGTACACACTTCCTGCTACGGATGGTACTTCTAACCAGGTATTAACTACCAATGGTAGCGGAGCCGTAACATGGGTATCTCCTTCAACAGGATATATTAATAACGGTACAACACAACAGGCATCTTCTAACTTTAATATTTCAGGGAACGGTACTATTGGTAGCTCGTTAACTGTTAGTGGTTCTGAATCGATAGCAGGTGCAAGCTCAATTGGCGGTGCATTATCAGTAGGAAGCACACTTACAGTAGGTACTTTGGCGGTTGGTGCAAATACAGACAGCATTGTAACCGTAACTTCTGCCGGCTTATTAAGAAAGAGAAGTATAGCAAGCATTGCGAATGGTGCTATCAGTAATTCATTCAGCTCAAGTGCAAATACAATAACAAGTACAGTAAATGGTGTAACAGCAACAGCAAACGCAGTTAACTCAGTTGTAAACGCCAGCAATACGAATACATTAACGACTACAATAAACGGAGTAACCGGTACAGGTGTAGCCATCGTCAACACAAACGCATTAAGTTTATCAGGTCAAAACTTAACAAGTACTGTGAATGGTATTGCATCATCTGCTGTTAGCTTATCAAATCTTGATTCAAGCATTTATAAAAATGACGGAACATTAAGAAGCGATAGAACAGTTACGATGGGAGCAAACGATCTTAATTTTAATTCAACAACAGGTAATATTATTTTCAGTCCATCATCTACAGGTAGATTTGGTATCGGAACTACTTCTCCAGGTAGCAGCATGGACATCAAAGGCATATTGCGTTTAAGCGGTTCAACTTCAGGCTATGTAGGCTTTGCGCCTGCAGCAGCAGCTGGTTCTACTACTTATACATTGCCTTCTGCTGATGGTACAAGTGGTCAGCAGTTAACTACCAATGGTAGTGGAACTTTAAGCTGGACAACAGCTGGTAACAATACAGCCAGCAACGGCTTAACGTTGAGCGGCAGCGATATTCAATTAGGCGGTAACTTAACATCGAATACTACCATCACTAACAATGGTAAAACATTAAACATCGCAGGTAGCTCTATTACTTCAACATTTACCAGTGCGGGTTATTTAGGTGTTGGTACTTCTTCGCCTGCCAAAGCATTACATGTAGTAATGAATTCAAGCGGAACAAACGTAGCAACCTTCCAAAATACAAGTGCTTCAGGTTTCAGCAGTATGGATTGGTTAGATAACTCAGGTACTTTGTCTTCTACTTTTGGTTTTGCCAACAGCAGTGCAGGCGGTATCTTTTCCAACAAAGCGTATATGAACAGTTATAATCACGACTTTGTGTTAACACGTAATTCATCTGATTATAATATCGTAATAGATGGTAGTAACGGTAATGTGGGTATTGGTAAAACGTCTCCGGGAAGTGCATTGGATGTTGCCGGAACAATACGTTTGTCAGGTTCAACATCTGGTTATGTAGGTTTTGCTCCTGCAGCAGCAGCGGGTTCTACCACTTATACTTTACCAAGTGCAGATGGTACAGCAGGACAATTCTTAAAAACGAATGGTTCGGGTGTATTAAGTTGGGCAACTGCCGGAAGCAGCTCTACTACTGTATCTAACAGCAGCAGCACAAATACATTAACTACTACTGTAAACGGTACAACCGGTACAGGCGTAAGTATCATTAATTCAAATGCATTAACTTCTGCTACCAATACAATCACCAGCACTATTAATGGTGTTGCTGATAATGCTACAATCATTAACTCAAATGCTTTAAGCTTATCCGGTCAAAGCTTGACCAGCACTGTAAACGGGATTGCATCTACGGCTTTAAGTTTAGCAGGTGTGGATTCAAGCATTTACAAAACAGATGGTACATTAAGAGGCGACAGAACAATTACTATGGGTGCCAGCGATATGAACTTTAATTCTACTACCGGTAATTTTATCTTCAATCCTTCAGGTGCAGGTAATATGGGTATCGGTACTACTTCACCAAACAGTGAATTGGAAGTTAATGGTGCTGTGGCAACTAAACTTTCAAAGCAAACAGGTTCCAGCGCTGTAACCTTGGATAACACTGCTGCAGTTTGGTATTTTACAGGCTCTGCATCTATCTCGTTGCCTGCAGCAAGTACATGTACAAACAGAAGGTATGTTATTGTAAACAGATATAGCACCAGTAGTACTAAAAGTATAAGTTCTTATACCGATTTAACAGGCGCATCGGCTACAACTATTGCAAAAAACACCAGTATTGAAATCATCTCAGATGGTTCAAATTGGTTGCAAATAAAATAG